From the Dromaius novaehollandiae isolate bDroNov1 chromosome 18, bDroNov1.hap1, whole genome shotgun sequence genome, the window AGAGCATCGAGAAGAAGCGGATCCGCAAGgtgaggcgggcggcggcggggccgggccggggccggggcgggcggcggggccggggccggggccggggccggggcgggcggcggggccgcgctgacGCCGTCTCTTTGCTCCCGGCGCAGGGCAGAGTCGAGTACCTGGTGAAATGGAGAGGCTGGTCGCCCAAGTGAGTACGCAGCGGGCGCCGGGGcaggcgcggcggccgggccggcccgggcagcgccgctcccgccgccgctcccgccgccctccccgccgcctcccgcgccgcgAAAtgccccggcgggggcggcggggcggggggggccggggcggcggagcccggcggcggcgggagcggagccaggcaggcaggcggcGGCTGATGTGCACCAGAAAATGgctccttccccctttccctcctcgGGAGCCAGGCTCCATATTGCAGAAccgagcggggggggggcgggggggaagggggaataattgcaaaaatgaaaggcgcagcccctgcagcccggagcccggcgcgggggtcGCGGCTGCCCCCGCGGAGCGTCCGCCGCGGCGGAGGGACCGGCCGCGAGCCGAGGGCGGCTGCTGCGGAGTATTTGGGGTCTGCATGACAGTGCCcgctgggggggcggcgggggagggggccgcgctgGGCTGGAGGACTCCGCGGTCGGGTCCCTCCTCCGCGCTAGAGCCGCTTTAATGGGTCCAGGAAAGGGGATTTGGAAAATTTCATCATGACATGCTTAGAATTCCTCCGGAATAATAACTGCGCTAAATAAACAGTTCCGTCcccgtgccccccctcccccctgcccatCCCCCTCCCCCGGGGACCCGAGCCCTGGATGCGCGCTCCGAGACGGGCCCAACGTGCCGGCCCTGCGagcggccccgcgcagcggccGGCCGGGGCACCCGGGCCCCTCCCGTGGGGGCCGCGGCGCCTGACGgctcctcttctcccccctgcaAGATACAACACGTGGGAGCCCGAGGAGAACATCCTGGACCCCAGGCTGCTCATCGCCTTCCAGAACaggtgagcggcggcgggaggctccgcgccgcgccgggccgcgcagGAGGAGCGCAGAGCCGCGCAgagccccgggcgcggggcaccCTCGCCCGTGCCCGGTTGTGCAATTGCAGATGCGTCACGGAGCGGCACGTtaggcccggggccgcggcgggggccggggcggcccgggggcgcggccccggcggggcgggcgacGCGGGGCTGCCGGGAGACGCCTCCGGTTCAAGgtcccccgcgccgcgctccccccaCGCCGCCTCGCCTCGCGTCCTGCCTGGCCGCGGATTTGATGCCTGCGAGTGAAGGaggcggcgctgctgctgctgctgctgctgctgcgctcgaactggctcttttttttttttttctcctttccgtGCATTTATTTCCTGTAGTATTTTGGCGCAAACTGTAAACTTTAGCCCCTCGCTGCAGCAGCGGGAGGCGAGAGCGGGGAAGTCGCCTGGCGAGGCGCGTGCCGCCTTCGCGTGCCGGCCGCGTCCGAGTCCCGCGCCCCTTCCGCAgcacccgccgccccggcgcgggctCCGCACctgcggcagccctggctgcgggGGTTCCCCTGCCACCGCCTCCTTCGCGCTGGCCGTTAAACCCAGCCCCCTGCACCCATACGGGGTCGCTGGCAGCGCGGCGGCACTCGGAGGCGCGTGCCCTGGGGTGCCGTGCGCCGCTCGGCACGGGGTCCCTGGGGCTGCGTGCCCCTGCGTGGGGCTGCGTGCCCCTGCGTGGGGCTGCGTGCTGCTCCGTGGGCCTCACCGCGGCCGTGTTTCCGCAGGGAGCGGCAGGAGCAGCTGATGGGATACCGCAAGCGGGGGCCTAAGCCGAAGCCGCTCGTCGTGCAGGTAAACGCGTGGTGCAGCCCGGCGCCCCGCATCTGCGCGGCCTGTTTGCGGTGCAGCCTTGTCCCCAGGGAGCCTCTTTCCGTGGGTTTCATCATGCCGAGGAGCTGCGCGCAGAGCCCTGGGCTTTCCAGGGCCCAGGGgacccccgctccccgctccgaGCTCATCATCGGTCCCAGCCCCAGGAGCGGCCTGCGTCTTTTCGCTCCCTCCCCCAGCTGCAGTGCAGACCCGCTGCACCCGGGTCCCCGCTCAGCCAGGGCTGCGCACGGGACTGACAGGCCACCTGCAAGCAGCTCTGCGGCTGCGGTGCCGTGTTCGCTCCATGGCCCCAGACAGCTGATTGCAgggtgcttttttcctttttattgcttCATTAAGCTGGAGCAATGCACAGCCTGTAAGTGTCGTGGGCCAGGGCTGTCTGCTAAAGCACACAGCGTCCCGCAATGCAGCGTCCCGTAAAGAGAGCTCCCGGACAGGCAGCTCTTCTGCGGCAGCGTTTAGCACCTGCGCCCTGTCCGGGGTCCCTGGCTAACCTCAGCCCCTGGCTTTGCCTTGCAGCTTCCCTCCTTCGCCCGCCGCTCGAACATCCTCACGGGGCTGCAGGACCCTGCTGTGGACAACAGGCCGAAGCTGGACCTCAGCTCCTCCGGCAAGAGCCAGCAGCACCAGTATGAACTCAATAGCAAGAAGCACCACCAGTACCAGCCCAACGGCAAGGAGAGCGGTATGAAGCACCAGTCCCACAGCAAGGGGAAGTATTACTACCAGCTGAACAGCAAGAAGCACCACCACTACCAGCCAGACCCCAAGATGTACGAGCCCCACTACCAGCCCGCTAGCAAGGAGCCGCAGAGCCAGGCGTGCTTAGACAGTACCAAGAGCCCCATGGTCTCCCACGCAGACAAGTGGGCTCACGGCCCCACCAAAAGCTTGCTGGGCCCCGTCAAGAACCTGTCTGCAGAGAGCAAGAACGGGGCGGAGAAGAACCTGTCGAGTGCTACTGGGCCACCCCCTCGGGACAGGGTGGCCAGCAATGGTCTGGGGGGCAAGATGAAGATCGtcaagaacaaaaacaagaacGGGCGCATCGTGATCGTCATGAGCAAGTACATGGAGAACGGGATGCAGGCTGTGAAGATCAAGTCTGGGGAGCCACCGCGGAAGCGGGCTGCGGAGGAGAGGACTCCTAAGAAGGGTGGGGAAGAGAAGCTGGAGGTTTGGAGGAAGCCAGGGGAGGAAAGGGTGGTGGGCAGCAACTCTCTGAGCAAAGCGGAGGGTGAGGGCAGGCAGCCCTCTGCGGAGCTCGAGGAGAACCCCAGAAAGACTCCCCTGGCCAAGGagctgcctctccctcctgcagaGCAGCCGCTGCAGCTCACCACCAAACCAGACCTCGTGCCCTGGTCCCTGAATCCTGCGCACGAGCACAGCCCTTCCTCCATGGGACTGAACCTCTCCAGCCCGAGCTCCCGCAAGCGCTGCCTTTCGGAGCCGCACGGGGACAGGGAGCCGGGCAAGAAGCGCCTCACCGCCCGGAGCATCAGTGCCCCGACctgcctcggccccgccgccccggagcggcccgcggcgcccgccccgccggagGTCATCCTGCTGGATTCGGACCTGGACGAGCCCATAGACTTGCGCTGCGTGAAGCCTCGGGCGGAGGGCGAGCCGGCCGCCGCGCAGGTGAAGCCGGAGGCGCCGCTGGTGCCGGCGGAGAAGCCGCCCGCGGAGCCTCCGCAGCCCCGGGAggccgcggaggaggaggaggaggaggaggaggccgagtCCCTGCAGGAATTCAAGCCCTTCTTTGGGAATATAATTATCACAGACGTGACCGCAAACTGCCTGACCGTGACCTTCAAGGAGTACGTGACGGTGTGAGGTGGGCCCGCGGCTGCTCCCCATGGGAggcaccggccccgccgcggcgcagcccccggccgccctccCGCTACTGACGCCCCGCGCCCGGAGCCGGGAGAGCCCGacccggccgggggggccggcgcggccgccggggggTCCCGCCGCTGCTCCCGCCGGCTGCCCGGGACCTCCGGCACCGGGACGCGCCGGGATGGGGCCTGCCAGTTACTCAGAGTTGCATAGTATTATATTTTAACAGTGCTAACTTGTCGAGTGATTCTTGCTCCCGTTTGTACGTGGTGTTATTGAAATGTATTGTTTGAGCTGAAAGCTGGCCTCTCTCCGGCCATGctaatatatttatttgtaggtatttatataatgaaatataaaGCCTAGATTTATGGAGTCCCTAGATCACCTTATAAACTATATCAAACGaatattttctgttctcctttttaaCCATGGAGCATTTGTTAGTCTCGTTCCCTTGCCCTCCTTACAACCTGCAGGACCATCCCGGTATATATTTTTTGATACTGTACACATGTGGTGTTTctatgtgcaaaaaaaaaatcgTTATCTAAAGCTAAACAAGCTATTATAGAAATTGCTGCTATTAGAAATGTCTAAACTATAAGCTTCCAATTATTAATTGCTTGAATGTAAATATTAAATGGAGATGTTGAAAGTGCATTTGATGTTCTGCAGCTAGTGTAGATCGGATTGCAAAGCCCGGCTGTTCGCAGGTGGAGCGCGAGCTGCCAGCGGCGCTTCCTGGTCCGAGGGCTGTGTCACGGGGGAAGAAATGTATCATGCAATCATTGCAAAGGACTATAAACCTTTACAAAAACTACCAGGATTTGGAGTGCATTTGTTACTGCCTACGAACCGTGGAGGAAGCCTCTGCACGGGTGAGCAGTGGCCGGGGTGCCCTGGAGCAGGTACTTGCAGGTTAAGTCGAACCTGAGATGCAGAGCTCACTTTGTCTCTCGCAGGACAGAAGCAGCACGTAAAATATTTCTGACTTTTCCCCCAAAGGGCAGAGATGGGCGTTTTGCAGTCTGCGGCGCGTAAAGGCCACCCCGTTTTCTCCTGGCGCCCTCCCCAGAAGACGACAAGGCGGCAGAGCGCGTGCTTCTGCACCTGATGTAGTCGCGGGCTTCCCTGCTCCCCTGAGCCACCGAGGTGGAGGCTCCTGCTTTTCTAAAGCAGGACGAGCTGTGTGAGGTGTGAGACAGCCGGTCTGCCAGGCTCCTGGAAATGCAGGTGGCTGCGATGAAGGGGCAGTTGCTAGTTATCAGAGGTCTCGAGCTGACGCTCCGGTGTAATTATTCACAGCTTTGGGGAGGACCGTGATTGGAAGAGGAATTGAACTTCTTCAGAAAGCAAGACGGTCCAGAGTTGACAAATAAGGCCGCAGACGTCCCTGAGCTAGATTAACAGTCGCTAGATTTAACTTCATACACTGTGCAGGCCTAATTCCTTACAAAATGGCTCACAGGAAGGTGGCAAGCCAGGCCTGGGCGCTTGGTGCCTGGCCGCGTGCAGCTGGGATGCAGGACCCAGTCTGCGGCCTGTCAAGCTCCCAGTTGACCAGTTATTCGTTATAACACTTCCAGGCAGAGTCGGGTGTTCATGTAGTGACTTTCCTTTGAATCTAGTGCTTGCAAAACTGGCGTCATTGGCAGCCTGGCTTGTCTTCAGGCTCTTGCTTGAGGCAGATCTCTCCATTTTCCAGGGAAGATCTTAGCTGAAATACTGTCACTGCAGTTTAATGTGTATGTGCAGGAGCTCAAGCTTGTGAACAGCAGAACCGGTTTGTGTGAAGTGGACCTCGCAATTGTATTAGAGCTGCTTGGAGACGTACCTGACTTGCCCCGTCCGTGTGCCTTAACCTCTGCCCGGAGGGACCAGGCGGGTGGGTGACGTGCCCTGCGGGCTTCGTCCCCCCGCCCGCTGCGGCGCGATGGGCGTTTGCCTGAGCCCCCAAGCAGCTGCGTGGCAGTGCTCTTCTCTTCAAAGCGAAAATAATCCCCTCCAGCTTGTGTTGCCCACCTTTTGAGTTTACCTCGTCTTCCCAGGCTTCATTGTAATTAAACAAATATGTGTCATTTTGGCAACCGTCTCATTTCAAACCTTGAGGGTTACGTAGTATCCGCCGAAAGATGGGCAGCATCCAGCCAGGTGTCATCTGCGAGGACTGATTTGCATTTATAACTGCCTGAGCTTTGTCAGCCTCAGTGTATGTATAGATGGTCCCATTCCTGGGTCAGGATGCTTTTCCAAGGCAGCTTTGGTCAAACCGGAGGAAAAGCAATGGTTCTGTGTGTGGATGCTGTTTTCTCCAGTTTGGACAGCCATGGGAACCTGTGTCGAGAAGGAACAGTCTTGAACGTGGATAGTGTTGTTGCAGAGCGATCGTTTTTGTGCTGATGCAGCTGAACTCTGCTGTTCGAGGGGTTTGTGCCGTGGTGGAAATGCTCGTGGGGGCTTACGCCATAAAACCGGTTCATCACAGTTATTTTGTTCAACTTCTTAGTGTGGATGAGGTAAAACTGGCAGCGGGGATCGTCTGTTGTTTCAGTTGGTGCTCCGAAGGCAACGGGAGCTCGTGCCGTGTGTGTTTAGCGGCTGTGATTTTTCCCACCTGTATGGAGGAGACTGGGGACCCCAAAATCTAATAATCTAATCCCACATGCAGGGAGCAAGTGGAAATAGGTAAACTGTGATTAAAATCAACATTTTGCCTGTTAGCTGTGCTGAGTCTGGAGAGGGTTTTAATCAGCTCTGCGTGTCACCGGGACTGTGTGAGCGGCAGCTCCGGCGGCGGGTGGGTTTCGCAGGTGCCAGGGCAGAAATCTGCGGCCGCGCAGGTGAAGCCCGGCCCCTCGCCGTGCCCGGGACGCTTTGGTAAGCAGCGTTTCCCTGCCGTCCCAGGCTTGGCTGGCGGAGCAGACAATCAGAAACCATGCATTTCCCTTGATTAATTAAGCTAATGgttatctgaaaacaaaaatggcaTGGAAGAAGAGACGCATGCTCAGAATGCAAAATGTGATTTATGAAAGAGGAAGTGCTGCTcgacaggcagcagcaggaaccaGTCCAGAAGCAAGGGGCCGGGCAGGCGGGCTCTCTGCTGGGGCAGATTGTGTGCAAAATAACAACTTTCTCTGTATCCAGACAAAGGTAGATGAAGCCAAAGGGGTTTCCCACAAATAATAGGATGTCTCTTTTAAACGCGGGCTTGCAGACTCCTGGCCAGAGCTGGAGCAGCACTGCTGTCACAAACAGGGTCAGCAGCCTCCTCTGATCTGTAGGGGTGTGTGAGACTCTTAACAATTACTAGCTGTTTGCAGGTTTACAATTAGCTTAActcattaacatttaaaaaaatggattgtACTGTGTTGCCAGTCTTTAAGGAAATAATGTTCCCCTAAGTGTGTTCCCCTAAGTGTGtgctttctgcagcttcctctccCTGCACTCACCACTGCTCCATTAGCTGCAGAAGCACCTAAAATATTGTCTCTTTTGGCAGTAGCTGTGGTTTGTTTGAGGCACCATTTCCCGGAAACCACATAGCCAGATATTTCTTACTTTAATAGTTTGATCATGTTTATCACAACTCCAGCAGCTTCCTGTGCAGTGAAAGGTGTGATAAGTAGTTACTGGTTTAAAAGATACGCTCTCCATCTGCTTTACGCCAATTGGCtgagaaaaatgaagtgtttaGGATATAAATTACTTATTTATACCATGCTCTTGCTCTATTAAGTGCATGAAACCTAAATGTCTGTTTCAGAGAAAATTAATGCGAAGTCCACTCTGGCTCCAATGGTTATCAAAGTGGTCCAGGATGAGCTGTACCGTCACCGCTCTCCATTAGGAAGAACGGGTGTACGCTGCATTTAATGTATTTCCCAGGAATGCGTTAACCTCTCTTTGGTTTGGATATATTCCAGACAAACATTTGCTGATTTAAAAGGAGAATTTATGTTTGTGTTTTAGCTCCTCTAAAAGGGTCTGTTGCATCCATTTATGCACGGCCACCGCTGTACTGGGAGAGAAGGAACTGCACATTTGTTCTGTAAAGCGGGTTTTCCCTCCCTGGCACGGTGATAGCTGCGTGTTTGGGCCATTAACAGCGTGTGAATCCTCGCTGCCTGCCCTTCCTAGCCGAACCCCGTCCCAGCGCTTGCCGTGGCCCCGTGCTGGATCACCGCCGGCAGTCGGGGGAGCATCGGTGTGCTCGCCGCCCCGCGGTGCGCGGGAGGTGGGGTATCCCACGGGAAAGCAGCACCCGGGGTGCCGGCACGGGATGGGCCGAGGCTTTGCAGGAGAGGTTACATCTACGGGATGAGGATCCTCTTTAGGGAGAAGGCTGTTGGATAAATACGCGATACGGAGCTTCTGTTTTTTACTCAGAATCAGAAAGAGCCTTGCGGGGACTGGGGGGAAGATGCCAGGATCCAAAATAGGAATGAGGGAGAGACTTCTCCCTGGTGGAGAAGGGGTACAAATGGCCTTGTGCGGTGGGAAGTGGAGGGTTTCCCGAGGCAGTGCGCACTGTGCGCTTTCATTAACATGTGCAGGAGGGGGAGGAAGCTCCTCTAGCCAGTCACCACATGCATTTTGCAGGGggatcttttatttttcctgttcttctccGTCCCATCCCTGTGGCCCATAGGGAGCTGACTGCGTGACTTCCACTGCTGCGTGCCGTGGCCTCGGTCCCTCTCTGTCCTGTTTGGGAAAGCCAGAAACAAGGTAAAGCATCCCCGGCCACGTGGTGGGGAAGACCT encodes:
- the CBX4 gene encoding E3 SUMO-protein ligase CBX4 — protein: MELPAVGEHVFAVESIEKKRIRKGRVEYLVKWRGWSPKYNTWEPEENILDPRLLIAFQNRERQEQLMGYRKRGPKPKPLVVQLPSFARRSNILTGLQDPAVDNRPKLDLSSSGKSQQHQYELNSKKHHQYQPNGKESGMKHQSHSKGKYYYQLNSKKHHHYQPDPKMYEPHYQPASKEPQSQACLDSTKSPMVSHADKWAHGPTKSLLGPVKNLSAESKNGAEKNLSSATGPPPRDRVASNGLGGKMKIVKNKNKNGRIVIVMSKYMENGMQAVKIKSGEPPRKRAAEERTPKKGGEEKLEVWRKPGEERVVGSNSLSKAEGEGRQPSAELEENPRKTPLAKELPLPPAEQPLQLTTKPDLVPWSLNPAHEHSPSSMGLNLSSPSSRKRCLSEPHGDREPGKKRLTARSISAPTCLGPAAPERPAAPAPPEVILLDSDLDEPIDLRCVKPRAEGEPAAAQVKPEAPLVPAEKPPAEPPQPREAAEEEEEEEEAESLQEFKPFFGNIIITDVTANCLTVTFKEYVTV